From Plasmodium brasilianum strain Bolivian I chromosome 3, whole genome shotgun sequence, the proteins below share one genomic window:
- a CDS encoding hypothetical protein (conserved Plasmodium protein): MKEYENLEFLKKKFSPLLYIFRKDDENEIKKYLKKCTFAAIIKKYKSSCSSNEYENTMKPRPSIFMKNLFPNYFENPTHVFNKFYGNDISEKGKFLSTKDAQRNSEVMTYSHNSILNKNILNSKYFPHILNNNVVRCAEDEDLDLDELEKEYIVVKKVYSFVQEGPSFYMYIY; this comes from the coding sequence ATGAAGGAATATGAAAACTTAGAATttctaaaaaagaaatttagcccattactttatatatttagaaaagatgatgaaaacgaaataaaaaaatatttaaagaaatgtACATTTGCagctattataaaaaagtataaaagtTCTTGTTCATCAAATGAATATGAAAACACAATGAAACCTAGACCTAGTATTTTTATGAAGAATTTATTTCCTAACTATTTTGAAAATCCTACTCATGttttcaataaattttatggCAATGATATTTCAGAGAAAGGGAAATTTCTTAGTACAAAAGATGCACAAAGGAATAGTGAGGTAATGACTTACAGTCATAAcagtatattaaataaaaatattttaaattcgAAATATTTCCcccatattttaaataataatgttgtACGGTGTGCAGAAGATGAAGATTTAGACTTGGATGAATTGGAAAAGGAATACATCGTAGTTAAAAAAGTCTACAGTTTCGTTCAAGAGGGCCCTAgcttttatatgtatatttattag
- a CDS encoding zinc finger Ran-binding domain-containing protein 2 has translation MQTGDWTCSDENCRNVNFSKRTHCNRCNRVRPKCSIKKNFKQVFFKSNDWKCDDCGNINWAKREKCNICGKSRFTKKLSEFKSNKEVRTGKGGGHYDIQGSNEKRVHDSEDEEYDEFGRKKKRKIIENGDKNANINFEESDVRHSSYHINNKDNTIYKNITYKNKHFENPRSRSVSSNCVKRSNGVGDSKKYYDRKADYEKKGDRSYNSGDRYDGGKHSEGRYNDGRYIDGKRSDSRYNERRNQDRADFYENRSNERRGDYDRKKYRKD, from the exons ATGCAAACGGGAGATTGGACATGCTCAGatgaaaa ctGTCGAAATGTTAACTTTTCGAAAAGAACGCACTGTAATCGATGTAATAGAGTTAGGCCGAAATGTTCAA taaaaaaaaatttcaagcAGGTATTTTTTAAGTCCAATGACTGGAAATGTGATGACTGCGGCAATATAAATTGGGCTAAGAgagaaaaatgtaatatatgtgGTAAAAGTagatttacaaaaaaattaagcgaatttaaaagtaataaagaAGTAAGAACAGGAAAAGGAGGAGGGCATTATGATATTCAAGGaagtaatgaaaaaagagtTCATGACTCTGAGGATGAAGAATATGACGAATTCggcaggaaaaaaaaaagaaaaattatcg AGAATGGAgataaaaatgcaaatatCAATTTTGAAGAAAGTGATGTAAGACACAGTAGTTATCATATCAATAATAAAGACAacactatatataaaaatattacatacaaAAACAAGCATTTTGAAAACCCACGATCTAGAAGTGTTTCGTCAAATTGTGTCAAAAGAAGTAATGGAGTAGGGGATAGTAAAAAGTACTATGACAGAAAAGCtgattatgaaaaaaaaggagatagAAGCTATAACAGTGGGGATAGATATGATGGCGGAAAACACAGTGAAGGCAGGTACAATGATGGCAGATATATTGACGGCAAACGCAGTGATAGCAGGTACAATGAAAGGAGGAATCAGGACAGAGCCGATTTCTACGAAAACAGAAGTAACGAAAGGCGAGGTGATTACGATAGAAAAAAGTATAGAAAGGATTAA
- a CDS encoding hypothetical protein (conserved Plasmodium protein), producing MHVKIPLPFISTPTDVPTLAKRMSLFDGMLIKSFERKEGKKYSNENKKNSSKKADIGRNDNTKKNDSNTSECDPGKEKKKKDPYHDLVELLPSYYVNNQYDHNISIDRDDNISRQAVGNNFNPSDNKNATNMSRNFEELNEIDSVSFNSVYYENENNAYKYPDHVHNYDNEKDSSNRLRNESNGHNYVGICRRNSNESSMAILEDDLRKEDPTMAKRKYTIRSFTDEDKVGKEGEEEEEEYFTHNDKEQLNDMLTRIEKVFKNNTGHFNVNDVKEIFEKLFENRVRKKMLITLYYYICHSYMNRKILNLKEEYICDMLIYKFLLNVHKIRKKRKRYKEQEKIMIINEKLDVADVIQNKIHKYSSVLMQNENYITQMFEKKKYIYSINRMLKNYVHNILNVILHNIIILKKNRKKNQRKYLDEKKKELLNQELKIIEKEKEVIKEEQDIQEREKKIQKENEDICKSEEVISVKYDQQINKINEDINLMDVNIKELEKKIELIKIEKLNALKRRNQIEGEKQIELGLVLQKKSKIHTSMNFLKNTLELVNEKKTFIINEKERMKEDSAILCTIYKRWNEKFFLTNQLISALRKSIERFSKDYDHMSISDCHSITVSTTNGNPLISDGKSVQPVEQQIQQGKNENTNIQMVESNVSETQNMVPYYEQNEGKSKGAQKYYSYDKGQIVDNEQNNDIQNFGKIKERCKNVVININVSYSIKKIYFLKKKILELEKVCNYVKEKKKKLMIDINQCNCELDNINIKKENLKNKKKILLKSKMLNEVKNTINEFDELLKTENTILKQLENSKNDMTSLKKQYLIYKEKKERVKKKLSLQERKLLKSEMEYVERFLSSVQLDEKIKWQFIESNDLTKTSQNCMIVKEGEAEQERNNEEIRNMVKVDSSCGKEEKVKDCVAQIRCYKNGEEMNARRKEENSGDKENFLFSEDSDDTEKERNLRQDVKSLLHELENGSSGSEKEEISNDEKEDVEVEIDKDNENVGGVESGKGSDDDGELDTDEAKNSENKNTESQSSQDERGEGEKEGEEEQQQQQQSGHSEGEQKDKVGTDESCTCQQKYKKKNILSEENSNNQSMKNQPVQITYDTDSIIINNDPRLSGNYDELLNVMKKLKEGKSDIFEKILERYKTIYSVNENIDYNMLEQEITNFYNDVVKEENILKTKKLSIIKKKKNLLKKYYSYTSDNSDEEELNITLARYYSRMSTNKLKSSTLLKIESKNVEREKKKINNNSISNNNKSSSSNNKSSSSNNKSSSSSNNNNNNNSISNNNNNNSISNNNNNNSNSNSSSNNDNSSNNNKIDNNNNNGSNNSLRKHVSLKIVRKKIDNAHADKNVVVAQGTLREENAKIIKNKILKKVQDASDVVDCLSSSKISNDENKKTVFKKGVHKLNTRKDETNDTDDEDDNENGINNNDNADGNTNSNSKTTTTKKIIRIKKPKEQVINKHSPLNNFNELNAANAEHVGEQYYNSNEKSVKMEDSENEILNSIIEKKSFLITDQPNDVKKKKKNYRKKSAYHGEVKSGGKNGGKCRISNIGRKNTSSSAGKNFEKANNEIGMNKAKLDELMKTHESEISNIKKEKKIQEEKLSIYIQNLNDEMYNLNNKLNDELKEKYKMEEMNEYLKTAKSGLEEKVNTLQKKIDESNELYSLLNEKFVTLEEENKLLLERDEENNLKVQNLEEEKTKLEKKLEEKNILIKKKDETINKYNNEIENYKNVLKSKGEMILLNNSSSTIVDKNSAERNSQKEYINKLTKEKKELTYAFKKQLDLIVILKKQINLLENNKILNITSNEFKKILQD from the exons ATGCACGTAAAAATACCCCTACCGTTCATTTCTACACCTACGGATGTACCAact CTAGCCAAAAGGATGTCATTATTTGATGGCatgttaataaaatcatttgaaagaaaagaggggaaaaaatattcaaatgaGAACAAAAAGAACTCTTCCAAAAAAGCAGATATTGGAAGAAATGataatactaaaaaaaatgatagtaATACTAGTGAGTGTGATCCaggtaaagaaaaaaaaaaaaaagacccGTACCATGATTTGGTAGAGCTGTTACCCTCATATTACGTAAATAATCAATATGATCATAATATAAGTATAGACAGAGATGATAATATTAGCAGACAAGCAGTGGGGAATAATTTCAATCCaagtgataataaaaatgcaacAAATATGAGTAGAAACTTTGAAGAGTTGAATGAAATTGATTCAGTTTCCTTTAACAGTGTATATTACGAAAATGAGaataatgcatataaatatccTGACCATGTACATAATTATGACAATGAGAAAGATAGTAGTAACCGCTTACGAAATGAATCGAATGGACATAATTACGTTGGGATATGCAGAAGGAATAGCAACGAGTCCTCAATGGCCATTCTGGAAGATGACTTACGGAAAGAGGATCCGACTATGGCAAAAAGGAAGTACACCATCAGATCTTTTACAGATGAAGATAAAGTGGGAAAGGAAGgggaagaagaagaggaagaataTTTTACTCATAACGATAAAGAACAACTAAATGATATGTTAACCCGTATAGAAAAGGTGTTTAAGAATAATACTGGGCACTTTAATGTGAACGATGTTAAGgaaatttttgaaaagttATTTGAAAATAGGGTTAGGAAAAAGATGTTAATTActttatattactatatcTGTCATTCTTACATGAACAGGAAAATTCTGAATTTGAAGGAAGAGTACATCTGTGATATGTTAATATACaagtttttattaaatgttcataaaataagaaagaaaagaaagagatATAAAGagcaagaaaaaattatgataataaacgAAAAGTTAGACGTTGCAGATGtgatacaaaataaaatacacaaGTACAGTTCCGTGTTAATGCAAAATGAAAACTATATTACGCAAAtgtttgaaaaaaagaaatatatttattctattaataGGATgttgaaaaattatgttcATAACATTTTGAACGTTATACTCCATAATATAATCATactcaaaaaaaatagaaaaaaaaatcaaaggAAATATttggatgaaaaaaaaaaagaattactcAATCAGGagctaaaaataatagaaaaagaaaaggaggTAATCAAAGAAGAACAAGATATTCAagagagagaaaaaaaaatacaaaaagaaaatgaggATATATGCAAATCGGAAGAAGTCATTTCTGTAAAATATGATCAAcagataaacaaaattaatgaagATATAAATCTCATGGATGTTAACATAAAAGaattagaaaagaaaattgaacttataaaaatagagaaaTTGAACGCATTAAAAAGGAGAAATCAAATAGAAGGGGAAAAACAAATAGAGCTAGGGTTAGTTTTACAAAAGAAAtcaaaaatacatacatccATGAACTTTCTAAAAAACACACTTGAACttgtaaatgaaaagaagACATTCAtcataaatgaaaaggaaaggaTGAAAGAAGATTCAGCAATTTTGTGCACAATATACAAGAGATggaatgaaaaattttttttaactaatCAGTTAATATCAGCTCTGAGAAAGAGTATAGAAAGGTTTAGTAAAGATTATGACCATATGAGTATTTCAGATTGTCATAGTATTACTGTATCTACTACAAATGGAAACCCCCTTATAAGTGATGGTAAATCTGTCCAGCCAGTGGAACAACAAATACAGCAAGGAAAAAACGAAAACACAAATATTCAAATGGTAGAGTCTAACGTATCAGAAACGCAAAATATGGTTCCATACTATGAACAGAATGAAGGAAAATCAAAAGGAGCACAAAAGTATTACTCGTACGATAAGGGTCAAATAGTGgataatgaacaaaataacgatatacaaaattttggaaaaataaaagagaggTGTAAAAATGTAGTCATTAATATTAACGTTTCttattcaataaaaaaaatatattttttaaaaaaaaaaatccttGAACTTGAAAAAGTTTGTAACTatgtaaaagaaaagaagaaaaaacttATGATTGATATAAATCAGTGTAACTGCGAATTagacaatataaatattaaaaaagaaaatttaaaaaataaaaagaagatttTACTCAAAAGCAAAATGTTAAATGAAGTGAAAAACACTATTAACGAATTTgatgaattattaaaaacagAAAATACCATTTTAAAGCAATTAGAAAACTCAAAAAATGACATGACTAGTTTGAAAAAGCAGTACCTTAtctataaagaaaaaaaagaaagagtaaaaaaaaaattatctttacAAGAAAGGAAGTTATTAAAAAGTGAAATGGAATATGTTGAACGTTTTTTAAGCTCAGTACAGCTTGATGAAAAAATCAAATGGCAGTTTATCGAAAGCAATGATTTAACAAAAACAAGCCAAAATTGTATGATCGTAAAAGAGGGAGAAGCCGAACAGGAGAGAAACAATGAAGAGATAAGGAACATGGTAAAAGTAGATAGCTCTTGTggaaaagaggaaaaagtaaaagactGCGTTGCACAAATTAGGTGCTATAAAAACGGAGAAGAAATGAATGCAAGGAGAAAAGAAGAGAATAGTGGGGataaggaaaattttttattttctgaaGATTCAGATGACACAGAGAAGGAGAGAAATTTAAGGCAAGACGTGAAGAGTTTGTTGCACGAATTGGAGAACGGCAGTTCGGGGTCTGAAAAGGAGGAAATTTCAAATGACGAAAAGGAAGATGTGGAAGTAGAAATAGACaaagataatgaaaatgttGGGGGAGTAGAAAGCGGCAAAGGGAGCGATGATGATGGCGAACTAGACACTGACGAAGCAAAAAatagtgaaaataaaaatacagaaTCTCAAAGTAGTCAAGATGAACGCGGAGAAGGAGAAAAGGAAGGAGAAGAagaacaacaacaacaacaacaaagCGGTCATTCTGAAGGTGAACAAAAAGATAAAGTTGGAACAGATGAATCATGTACATGccaacaaaaatataaaaaaaaaaatatattatcagaAGAAAATAGCAACAATCAGTCGATGAAAAACCAGCCAGTCCAAATAACATATGATACTGACAgtattataattaacaatGACCCCCGTTTAAGTGGAAATTACGATGAACTTTTGaatgtaatgaaaaaattaaaagaggGAAAAAGTGATATCTTCGAAAAGATATTAGAAAGATATAAAACCATATATAGcgtaaatgaaaatatagaCTATAACATGTTAGAACAAGAAATTACAAACTTTTATAATGATGTAgtgaaagaagaaaatattttaaaaactaaaaagttaagtataataaaaaaaaaaaaaaatttattaaaaaagtactACTCATACACGTCAGATAATAGTGACGAGGAGGAGTTAAACAT AACTCTCGCACGTTAT TATAGTAGAATGTCTACGAACAAACTAAAAAGTAGCACGCTGCTTAAGATAGAAAGCAAGAATGTagagagagaaaaaaaaaaaattaataataacagtattagtaataataataaaagtagtagtagtaataataaaagtagtagtagtaataataaaagtagtagtagtagtaataataataataataataacagtattagtaataataataataataacagtattagtaataataataataataatagtaatagtaatagtagtagtaataacgataatagtagtaataataataaaatagataacaataataacaatggAAGCAATAATAGCTTGAGAAAACATGTTAGTCTTAAAATAGtcaggaaaaaaatagacaATGCCCATGCTGATAAAAATGTAGTAGTGGCACAGGGTACCTTGAGAGAGGAAAACgcgaaaattataaaaaacaaaattttaaaaaaggtgCAGGATGCAAGTGATGTTGTTGATTGTTTATCCTCCTCAAAAATAAGTAATgatgaaaacaaaaagacAGTTTTTAAAAAGGGTGTCCATAAATTGAACACACGAAAAGATGAAACTAATGATACTGACGATGAAGATGATAATGAGAATGgtattaataataacgaCAATGCAGATGGAAATACAAACAGTAACAGTAAAACCACGActactaaaaaaataataaggatAAAGAAACCGAAAGAGCAAGTAATAAACAAACATAGTCCCTTAAATAATTTCAACGAACTAAATGCTGCAAATGCTGAGCATGTGGGAGAACAGTATTACAACTCGAATGAGAAAAGCGTAAAAATGGAAGATTCGGAAAACGAAATTCTCAATTCGATTATAGAGAAAAAGAGTTTTCTCATTACAGATCAGCCGAAtgatgttaaaaaaaaaaaaaaaaattatcgtAAAAAAAGTGCCTATCACGGAGAAGTCAAAAGTGGGGGGAAAAATGGAGGAAAATGCAG GATTAGCAACATTGGAAGAAAAAACACGAGTAGCTCTGCTGGCAAGAATTTCGAAAAGGCGAACAACGAAATAGGGATgaataaagcaaaattagACGAGTTAATGAAGACACACGAAAGTGAAATAAGTAACATAAAGAAGGAGAAGAAAATACAGGAGGAAAAgctaagtatatatattcaaaatttgAATGATGAAATGTACAACTTAAACAATAAACTAAATGATGaactaaaagaaaaatacaaaatggaagaaatgaatgaatatttaaaaactgCCAAATCGGGATtagaagaaaaagtaaatacattacaaaaaaaaattgatgaaTCGAATGAGTTGTATAGTTTacttaatgaaaaatttgtaacattagaggaagaaaataaattgcTATTAGAGCgagatgaagaaaataatttaaaagttcAAAATTTGGAggaggaaaaaacaaaattagaaaaaaaattagaagaaaaaaatattttaataaagaaaaaagacgAAACTATAAATAAGTACAATAACGaaattgaaaattataaaaatgtgctAAAAAGTAAGGGAGAAATGATCTTATTAAACAACAGTTCATCCACAATAGTAGATAAGAATTCAGCCGAAAGAAACAGccaaaaagaatatataaataaattaacaaaggaaaaaaaagaattaacaTATGCTTTTAAAAAACAGCTCGATCTAattgttatattaaaaaaacaaatcaaccttttggaaaataataaaattcttaACATAACTTCGAAtgaatttaagaaaattctCCAAGattag
- a CDS encoding flap endonuclease 1 — MGIKGLTKFIADAAPNAIKEIKIENLMGRIIAIDASMSLYQFIIAIRDSEQYGNLTNESGETTSHISGLMSRSIKLMENGLKPIYVFDGAPPELKGSELEKRGEKRQKAEELLKKAKEEGNLEEIKKQSGRTVRVTKKQNEEAKRLLTLMGIPVIEAPCEAESQCAFLTKYDMAHATATEDADALVFGTKILIRNLNANASSSQNKNKNSSKRGYILTEINLDQVLKGLNLTMNEFIDFCILCGCDYCDTIKGIGSKTAYNLIKEYKCIEQIIENIDQNKYQVPSNFRYVEARESFINPKVLAKEEVKIDWNEPNIEELKTFLIKDYNFNEVRVTNYINRLLKARKVTTQRRLDNFFTACTKKSTKLIIEETQKELMPKRKGKKRDNTTGSNPTRLNRKQKTDTSGNYDKTVKKEVQQKGKIKKEGNEEKSSEKLKQNHHEADEAEEEEDLEINPRPNFFDEKTDSESGNIKSEHAEHNVRKSDRKDINCSEKDNDILNINTHLSSSVTLHSGSNHLCSDSNNLSTNRNNVNSVGPMNSSSNLVSNNLFDVNIVSVNSNNDKDATEIKKKNNLFLLPFCPKNVTKVKKRKSAQKC; from the coding sequence atgggAATAAAAGGgttaacaaaatttattgCGGATGCAGCTCCCAATGcaattaaagaaataaaaattgagaATTTGATGGGAAGAATAATAGCAATTGATGCTTCGATGTCTTTATATCAATTTATAATAGCTATTAGGGATTCTGAACAATATGGAAATTTGACTAATGAATCAGGTGAAACCACTTCACACATATCTGGACTAATGTCAAGgagtataaaattaatggaAAATGGTTTAAAGCCAATATACGTTTTTGATGGAGCTCCACCAGAATTAAAAGGTTCTGAGTTAGAAAAAAGAGGAGAGAAAAGACAAAAAGCAGAAGAGTTgttaaaaaaagcaaaagaagaaggaaatttagaagaaataaaaaaacaaagtgGAAGAACTGTACGAGTtacaaaaaagcaaaatgaagaagcaaaaagattattaacattaatgGGAATACCTGTTATTGAAGCACCATGTGAAGCAGAATCGCAATGTGCATTTTTGACAAAATATGATATGGCACATGCAACTGCAACAGAAGATGCTGATGCTTTAGTTTTTggaacaaaaattttaattagaaATTTAAATGCTAATGCATCTTCAagtcaaaataaaaataaaaattcaagtAAAAGaggatatatattaacagaaATAAATTTAGATCAAGTATTAAAAGGTTTAAATTTAACAATGAATGAGTTTATagatttttgtatattatgtGGATGTGATTACTGTGATACAATTAAAGGAATTGGATCCAAAACTGCTTATAATCTTATAAAggaatataaatgtattgaGCAAATTATTGAGAATATTgatcaaaataaatatcaaGTACCTTCAAATTTTAGATATGTAGAAGCTAGAGAGTCTTTTATTAACCCTAAAGTATTAGCAAAAGAAGAAGTTAAAATAGATTGGAATGAACCAAATATTGAAGAgttaaaaacttttttaattaaagattataattttaatgaagtACGAGTAAccaattatattaatagacTATTAAAGGCTCGAAAGGTAACAACGCAAAGACGTCTTGATAACTTTTTCACTGCTTGTACCAAAAAGAGCACGAAATTAATTATAGAAGAGACTCAAAAGGAGTTAATGCCAAAAcgaaaggggaaaaaaagggATAACACCACAGGGTCTAATCCGACTCGGCTTAATAGGAAGCAAAAAACGGATACATCAGGGAATTATGATAAGACTGTTAAAAAGGAGGTGCAacaaaaagggaaaataaaaaaggaaggaaATGAGGAAAAATCAAGTGAAAAATTGAAACAAAATCACCATGAAGCGGATGAAGcggaagaagaagaggatTTGGAAATTAACCCACGCCCAAATTTTTTCGATGAAAAAACGGACTCCGAATCaggtaatataaaaagtgaACACGCAGAACACAACGTAAGAAAGAGCGATAGAAAAGATATTAATTGTTCGGAAAAAGATAATGATATTTTGAATATCAACACGCATTTAAGTAGTAGTGTTACACTGCATAGTGGTAGTAACCATCTATGTAGTGACAGCAATAATCTAAGCACTAATAGAAACAATGTAAATAGTGTAGGCCCAATGAACAGTAGCAGTAATTTAGTTAGTAACAACTTGTTCGACGTGAACATTGTTTCtgtaaatagtaataatgataaagatgctactgaaataaaaaaaaaaaataatttatttttgttaccCTTTTGTCCAAAGAATGTTACTAAAGTTAAGAAGAGGAAATCCGCTCAAAAATGCTGA